A region of Oxyura jamaicensis isolate SHBP4307 breed ruddy duck chromosome 9, BPBGC_Ojam_1.0, whole genome shotgun sequence DNA encodes the following proteins:
- the COMMD2 gene encoding COMM domain-containing protein 2 isoform X1, which yields MLLVLSEEQKGHLGCLPRVGGAAVGELGRLAVELLRRGAAPRACETAARKLNTGVDTIQHGVEGLMYLLTESSKLMISEIDFQDSIRVLGFSEELNKLLLQLYLDNRKEIRSILTELAPKLPSYHSLEWRLDVQLASRSLRQQIKPAVTMKLHLNQNEDQTAQVLQTDPSTLVHLIQQLEQALGEMKTNHCRRIARNMK from the exons atgctgctggtgctgtcGGAGGAGCAGAAGGGGCACCTGGGCTGCCTGCCCCGGGTGGGCGGCGCAG CCGTCGGCGAGCTGGGGCGCCTGGCAGTGGAGCTGCTgcggcggggcgcggcgccTAGGGCCTGCGAGACGGCCGCCA GAAAACTTAACACTGGTGTTGACACCATACAGCATGGGGTAGAAGGACTAATGTATCTTCTTACTGAAAGCTCCAAGCTTATG ATTTCTGAGATAGATTTCCAAGATTCCATTCGTGTTCTGGGATTCTCAGAAGAATTGAACAAATTATTGCTCCAGCTTTACCTCGATAATAGAAAAGAGATCAGAAGCATTCTTACTGAGCTGGCACCAAAGCTTCCCAGCTATCATAGTCTTGAATGGAGACTAGATGTGCAG CTTGCAAGCAGAAGTTTGAGACAACAAATTAAGCCTGCTGTGACTATGAAGCTACATCTTAATCAGAATGAAGATCAAACTGCTCAAGTGTTACAAACTGACCCTTCTACCCTCGTCCACCTAATTCAGCAATTGGAACAAGCTCTAGGGGAAATGAAGACAAACCATTGTAGGAGAATAGCACGAAACATGAAATAG
- the COMMD2 gene encoding COMM domain-containing protein 2 isoform X2 yields the protein MLLVLSEEQKGHLGCLPRVGGAGKLNTGVDTIQHGVEGLMYLLTESSKLMISEIDFQDSIRVLGFSEELNKLLLQLYLDNRKEIRSILTELAPKLPSYHSLEWRLDVQLASRSLRQQIKPAVTMKLHLNQNEDQTAQVLQTDPSTLVHLIQQLEQALGEMKTNHCRRIARNMK from the exons atgctgctggtgctgtcGGAGGAGCAGAAGGGGCACCTGGGCTGCCTGCCCCGGGTGGGCGGCGCAG GAAAACTTAACACTGGTGTTGACACCATACAGCATGGGGTAGAAGGACTAATGTATCTTCTTACTGAAAGCTCCAAGCTTATG ATTTCTGAGATAGATTTCCAAGATTCCATTCGTGTTCTGGGATTCTCAGAAGAATTGAACAAATTATTGCTCCAGCTTTACCTCGATAATAGAAAAGAGATCAGAAGCATTCTTACTGAGCTGGCACCAAAGCTTCCCAGCTATCATAGTCTTGAATGGAGACTAGATGTGCAG CTTGCAAGCAGAAGTTTGAGACAACAAATTAAGCCTGCTGTGACTATGAAGCTACATCTTAATCAGAATGAAGATCAAACTGCTCAAGTGTTACAAACTGACCCTTCTACCCTCGTCCACCTAATTCAGCAATTGGAACAAGCTCTAGGGGAAATGAAGACAAACCATTGTAGGAGAATAGCACGAAACATGAAATAG